The Doryrhamphus excisus isolate RoL2022-K1 chromosome 1, RoL_Dexc_1.0, whole genome shotgun sequence genome includes a window with the following:
- the cacna2d3 gene encoding voltage-dependent calcium channel subunit alpha-2/delta-3 isoform X4: protein MEEMFRKKAEATRRLVEAAEEAHHQHEDNPDLQYEYFNAVLINEVDNEGNNVELGGEFLLEPNDHFNNLSVNLSLSVVQVPTNMYNKDPDIVNGVYWSEALNKVFVDNFERDPTLIWQYFGSAKGFFRQYPGVKWHPDENGVIGFDCRNRKWYIQAATSPKDVVILVDVSGSMKGLRLTIARQTVSSILDTLGDDDFFNIIAYNQEIHYVEPCLNGTLVRADRTNKDHFREHLDKLFAKGIGLLGQALTEAFTILNDFNQTGHGSVCSQAIMLVTDGATEMYDDVFEKYNWPERKVRIFPYLIGRESAFADNLKWMACANKGYFSQISTLADVQENVMRYLHVMSRPKVIDHEHDTVWTEAYVDSALSQAHKLNDKAGPSLTTTVAMPVFSTKNETKNQGILLGVVGTDIPLQELMKLIPKHMLGIHGYAFAITNNGYILTHPDLRPLYQEGQKRRKPNYSSVDLSEVEWEDKDDILRNAMVNRRTGTFSMEVKKTVDRGRRVLKMHNDYYYTDIKGTPFSVGVALSRGHGKYFFRGNVSVETGLRDLEQPDVALADEWTYCNTEEQHEHRHLTQIQAIKLFMTGRRPNLKCDRELIKEVLFDAVVTAPLEAYWTGLALNKSENSDKGVEIAFLGTRTGLSRTNLFVAADQLSNQDFLTAEDKEGVFNADHFPLWYKRAAEQVPGTFVYSIPFSTALENKSVVLASTAIQLLDDRKSPIVAAVGLQMKLEFFQRKFWTACRQCTALDGKCSISCDSEDINCYLVDNNGFILVTEEQSQTGLFFGEVEGAVMNKLLQMGSFKRITLYDYQALCREYAGSSDSARALSDPFTVVKWLLTELIIFLLELNVYSWWNMDLTVKAQRSRGKTMMVPCDTEYPAFVSERTIKETTGNIDCDGCVRSFVIQQIPSSNLFMVVVDNKCDCSSAPPVTMDPIEIMYIESLKCDRLKFQKDRKKPESCHPFHPEENAMECGSASRLRSPLAIVLLPLIAAGVSR from the exons ATGGAGGAAATGTTCCGCAAAAAAGCAGAAGCCACCAGG CGGCTGGTAGAGGCAGCGGAGGAGGCGCATCATCAGCACGAAGATAACCCAGACCTGCAG TATGAGTACTTCAACGCTGTGCTGATCAACGAAGTGGACAACGAGGGCAATAACGTGGAGCTGGGAGGCGAGTTCCTCCTGGAGCCCAACGACCACTTTAACAACCTGTCAGTCAACCTCAGCCTCAGCGTGGTGCAGGTGCCCACCAACATGTACAACAAAG ATCCAGACATCGTCAATGGGGTGTACTGGTCTGAAGCCCTGAACAAAGTATTTGTGGACAACTTTGAAAGAGATCCAACTCTTATCTGGCAGTACTTTGGCAGCGCTAAAGGTTTCTTCAGGCAGTACCCTG GAGTGAAGTGGCATCCGGATGAAAATGGGGTCATCGGTTTTGActgcaggaacaggaagtg GTACATCCAGGCAGCGACATCTCCCAAAGATGTTGTTATCTTAGTGGACGTCAGCGGGAGCATGAAAGGATTGAGATTGACCATCGCCAGACAAACAGTCTCCTCCATTTTAGACACACTTGGAGATGATGACTTCTTTAACATCATTGCA TACAATCAGGAGATTCATTATGTGGAGCCTTGTTTGAATGGCACTCTAGTGCGTGCAGACAGAACCAATAAAGAT CATTTCCGTGAGCATCTGGACAAGCTGTTTGCCAAAGGGATTGGGCTGCTGGGACAAGCCCTGACTGAAGCGTTCACAATCCTCAATGAT TTCAATCAGACTGGCCATGGGAGTGTGTGCAGCCAGGCCATAATGCTTGTGACAGACGGGGCAACGGAAATGTATGATGATGTTTTTGAGAAGTACAACTGGCCAGAAAGAAAG GTACGCATATTCCCTTACCTGATTGGACGGGAGTCTGCATTTGCTGATAACCTGAAATGGATGGCGTGCGCCAACAAAG gATATTTCAGTCAGATTTCCACATTGGCAGATGTTCAAGAAAACGTTATGAGGTATCTTCACGTCATGAGCCGCCCCAAGGTTATTGACCATGAGCACGACACTGTATGGACCGAGGCTTACGTGGACAGTGCA CTTTCCCAGGCACACAAG ttaaatGACAAAGCAGGTCCAAGTCTGACGACTACAGTTGCCATGCCGGTCTTCAGCACTAAGAATGAGACG AAGAATCAGGGTATTCTGTTGGGGGTGGTTGGAACAGACATTCCTCTGCAGGAGCTGATGAAGCTTATTCCCAAACATATG TTAGGAATCCACGGATATGCATTTGCCATCACAAACAACGGCTACATCCTGACACATCCAGACCTCAGACCTTTG TACCAGGAGGGTCAGAAGAGGAGGAAACCCAACTACAGCAGCGTGGACCTCTCTGAGGTGGAGTGGGAGGACAAAGACGACATT TTGCGCAACGCCATGGTGAACAGGAGGACGGGCACCTTCTCCATGGAGGTGAAGAAGACAGTGGATAGAGGG AGGCGCGTGTTGAAGATGCACAATGATTACTACTACACTGATATCAAAGGGACTCCATTCAG TGTTGGAGTAGCGCTCTCTAGAGGCCACGGCAAATACTTCTTTAGAGGAAACGTGTCCGTTGAAACAg GGCTCCGTGATCTGGAACAGCCAGATGTCGCCCTGGCAGATGAATG GACATACTGCAACACAGAGGAGCAGCATGAGCACCGTCACCTGACTCAGATACAAGCCATCAAGCTCTTCATGACGGGCCGCAGGCCGAACCTCAAGT GCGACCGAGAGCTAATCAAGGAAGTGTTATTCGATGCTGTGGTCACTGCTCCGCTTGAGGCCTACTGGACTGGCTTGGCTCTCAACAAGTCAGA GAACTCGGACAAAGGAGTCGAAATCGCTTTCCTGGGCACACGCACCGGCCTGTCGAGGACCAACCTGTTTGTCGCCGCCGATCAGCTGTCCAATCA AgatttcctgacagcagaggacaAGGAGGGCGTGTTTAATGCCGATCACTTTCCGCTGTGGTACAAGAGAGCGGCAGAGCAGGTCCCAGGCACATTTGTTTACTCCATCCCCTTCAGCACAG CTCTGGAGAACAAGAGTGTTGTGTTAGCCAGCACTGCAATTCAGCTCCTGGATGACAGGAAGTCGCCAATAGTTGCAG CTGTCGGGCTTCAGATGAAGCTTGAGTTCTTCCAGAGGAAGTTCTGGACGGCCTGCAGACAG TGTACGGCTCTGGATGGCAAATGCAGCATTAGTTGTGATAGTGAG GACATTAACTGCTACCTGGTTGACAACAATGGCTTCATTCttgtcacagaggagcaatCTCAG ACAGGGCTCTTCTTTGGAGAGGTGGAAGGTGCCGTCATGAACAAACTTCTCCAAATGGGCTCGTTCAAAAG GATCACACTGTACGACTACCAGGCCCTCTGCAGGGAGTATGCAGGGAGCAGCGACAGTGCCCGTGCTTTATCAGAT CCCTTCACTGTTGTCAAATGGCTCCTGACAGAACTTATCAT ATTTCTCCTGGAATTGAACGTGTACAGCTGGTGGAATATGGATCTTACTGTCAAAG CTCAGAGATCTCGTGGTAAGACCATGATGGTGCCATGTGACACCGAGTACCCCGCCTTTGTGTCGGAGCGCACCATTAAAGAAACCACGGGCAACATCGACTGCGATGGCTGCGTCCG ATCGTTCGTCATCCAGCAGATTCCCAGCAGCAACCTCTTCATGGTCGTCGTGGACAACAAGTGCGACTGCAGCAGTGCTCCGCCCGTCACCATGGACCCCATTGAAATTATGTATATC GAATCACTCAAGTGCGATCGGCTGAAGTTTCAGAAGGACAGAAAGAAACCTGAATCCTGTCATCCTTTCCACCCGGAG GAAAACGCCATGGAATGCGGCTCAGCCTCACGTCTCCGCAGTCCTCTCGCCATTGTTTTGCTCCCGCTGATCGCAGCGGGTGTCAGCAGgtga
- the LOC131134619 gene encoding protein B4 isoform X2 translates to MPPKKNSPEKASSGPASVRKMSTHPPTLIMVREALIELDSRKGVSLLAIQNFIKRNYPSVDHIRVKHFVRRAIKKGLEMGILVRPAHATVAVGVMGRFRLAPKTKDSKPKEPKAKGENVDPNVQKAPKAAKEDSKKMTANGAIKKSAAANKPKKEESKVRKRSKEDDVLPATKVVPAKKPKAKKAINKEDDEEAASSVKAKAKPKETKMKEPKETKTKETKEPKEAKTKETKEPKEPKEPKTAKTKEPKEAKTKEPKETKEPKEAKTKEPKESKPKQVKESKAVKGKAAKVSKDPEPKAPAKRGRKKNAE, encoded by the exons atgcctcctAAAAAGAATTCACCTGAGAAAGCCTCTTCCG gTCCTGCATCTGTACGCAAGATGTCAACGCATCCTCCAACACTCATCATGGTGAGAGAGGCGCTCATCGAACTGGACTCCAGAAAGGGGGTCTCGTTGCTGGCCATTCAGAACTTTATCAAGCGCAATTACCCGTCGGTGGATCATATCCGGGTCAAGCACTTTGTCCGCAGAGCCATCAAGAAAGGCCTGGAAATGGGCATCTTGGTGAGGCCGGCCCACGCCACAGTCGCCGTAGGCGTCATGGGCAGATTTCGG CTTGCCCCAAAGACCAAAGACTCGAAACCCAAAGAGCCCAAAGCGAAAGGCGAGAATGTGGATCCAAACGTGCAGAAAGCTCCTAAAGCAGCAAAGGAGGACAGCAAGAAGATGACCGCTAATG GTGCCATAAAGAAGTCTGCTGCTGCAAATAAACCAAAGAAAGAG GAGTCAAAGGTTCGCAAAAGGTCAAAGGAAGATGATGTGCTCCCAGCCACCAAGGTGGTGCCGGCCAAGAAGCCCAAAGCTAAAAAAGCCATAAACAaggaagatgatgaagaggCTGCATCTTCTGTGAAGGCCAAAGCGAAGCCCAAGGAGACTAAGATGAAGGAGCCCAAGGAGACCAAGACGAAGGAGACCAAGGAGCCGAAGGAGGCTAAGACGAAGGAGACCAAGGAGCCCAAGGAGCCCAAGGAG CCCAAGACGGCCAAGACCAAGGAGCCCAAGGAGGCCAAGACGAAGGAGCCCAAGGAGACCAAGGAGCCTAAGGAGGCTAAGACGAAGGAGCCCAAAGAGTCCAAGCCTAAGCAGGTGAAAGAGTCCAAGGCAGTAAAGGGTAAAGCTGCCAAAGTGTCCAAGGATCCTGAACCAAAAGCCCCTGCTAAAAGAGGAAGGAAAAAGAATGCGGAGTGA
- the LOC131134619 gene encoding protein B4 isoform X3 — protein MPPKKNSPEKASSGNAPVLKKMGPASVRKMSTHPPTLIMVREALIELDSRKGVSLLAIQNFIKRNYPSVDHIRVKHFVRRAIKKGLEMGILVRPAHATVAVGVMGRFRLAPKTKDSKPKEPKAKGENVDPNVQKAPKAAKEDSKKMTANGAIKKSAAANKPKKEESKVRKRSKEDDVLPATKVVPAKKPKAKKAINKEDDEEAASSVKAKAKPKETKMKEPKETKTKETKEPKEAKTKETKEPKEAKTKEPKESKPKQVKESKAVKGKAAKVSKDPEPKAPAKRGRKKNAE, from the exons atgcctcctAAAAAGAATTCACCTGAGAAAGCCTCTTCCGGTAATGCGCCGGTGCTCAAAAAAATGG gTCCTGCATCTGTACGCAAGATGTCAACGCATCCTCCAACACTCATCATGGTGAGAGAGGCGCTCATCGAACTGGACTCCAGAAAGGGGGTCTCGTTGCTGGCCATTCAGAACTTTATCAAGCGCAATTACCCGTCGGTGGATCATATCCGGGTCAAGCACTTTGTCCGCAGAGCCATCAAGAAAGGCCTGGAAATGGGCATCTTGGTGAGGCCGGCCCACGCCACAGTCGCCGTAGGCGTCATGGGCAGATTTCGG CTTGCCCCAAAGACCAAAGACTCGAAACCCAAAGAGCCCAAAGCGAAAGGCGAGAATGTGGATCCAAACGTGCAGAAAGCTCCTAAAGCAGCAAAGGAGGACAGCAAGAAGATGACCGCTAATG GTGCCATAAAGAAGTCTGCTGCTGCAAATAAACCAAAGAAAGAG GAGTCAAAGGTTCGCAAAAGGTCAAAGGAAGATGATGTGCTCCCAGCCACCAAGGTGGTGCCGGCCAAGAAGCCCAAAGCTAAAAAAGCCATAAACAaggaagatgatgaagaggCTGCATCTTCTGTGAAGGCCAAAGCGAAGCCCAAGGAGACTAAGATGAAGGAGCCCAAGGAGACCAAGACGAAGGAGACCAAGGAGCCGAAGGAGGCTAAGACGAAGGAGACCAAGGAGCCCAAGGAG GCTAAGACGAAGGAGCCCAAAGAGTCCAAGCCTAAGCAGGTGAAAGAGTCCAAGGCAGTAAAGGGTAAAGCTGCCAAAGTGTCCAAGGATCCTGAACCAAAAGCCCCTGCTAAAAGAGGAAGGAAAAAGAATGCGGAGTGA
- the LOC131134619 gene encoding protein B4 isoform X1: MPPKKNSPEKASSGNAPVLKKMGPASVRKMSTHPPTLIMVREALIELDSRKGVSLLAIQNFIKRNYPSVDHIRVKHFVRRAIKKGLEMGILVRPAHATVAVGVMGRFRLAPKTKDSKPKEPKAKGENVDPNVQKAPKAAKEDSKKMTANGAIKKSAAANKPKKEESKVRKRSKEDDVLPATKVVPAKKPKAKKAINKEDDEEAASSVKAKAKPKETKMKEPKETKTKETKEPKEAKTKETKEPKEPKEPKTAKTKEPKEAKTKEPKETKEPKEAKTKEPKESKPKQVKESKAVKGKAAKVSKDPEPKAPAKRGRKKNAE; the protein is encoded by the exons atgcctcctAAAAAGAATTCACCTGAGAAAGCCTCTTCCGGTAATGCGCCGGTGCTCAAAAAAATGG gTCCTGCATCTGTACGCAAGATGTCAACGCATCCTCCAACACTCATCATGGTGAGAGAGGCGCTCATCGAACTGGACTCCAGAAAGGGGGTCTCGTTGCTGGCCATTCAGAACTTTATCAAGCGCAATTACCCGTCGGTGGATCATATCCGGGTCAAGCACTTTGTCCGCAGAGCCATCAAGAAAGGCCTGGAAATGGGCATCTTGGTGAGGCCGGCCCACGCCACAGTCGCCGTAGGCGTCATGGGCAGATTTCGG CTTGCCCCAAAGACCAAAGACTCGAAACCCAAAGAGCCCAAAGCGAAAGGCGAGAATGTGGATCCAAACGTGCAGAAAGCTCCTAAAGCAGCAAAGGAGGACAGCAAGAAGATGACCGCTAATG GTGCCATAAAGAAGTCTGCTGCTGCAAATAAACCAAAGAAAGAG GAGTCAAAGGTTCGCAAAAGGTCAAAGGAAGATGATGTGCTCCCAGCCACCAAGGTGGTGCCGGCCAAGAAGCCCAAAGCTAAAAAAGCCATAAACAaggaagatgatgaagaggCTGCATCTTCTGTGAAGGCCAAAGCGAAGCCCAAGGAGACTAAGATGAAGGAGCCCAAGGAGACCAAGACGAAGGAGACCAAGGAGCCGAAGGAGGCTAAGACGAAGGAGACCAAGGAGCCCAAGGAGCCCAAGGAG CCCAAGACGGCCAAGACCAAGGAGCCCAAGGAGGCCAAGACGAAGGAGCCCAAGGAGACCAAGGAGCCTAAGGAGGCTAAGACGAAGGAGCCCAAAGAGTCCAAGCCTAAGCAGGTGAAAGAGTCCAAGGCAGTAAAGGGTAAAGCTGCCAAAGTGTCCAAGGATCCTGAACCAAAAGCCCCTGCTAAAAGAGGAAGGAAAAAGAATGCGGAGTGA
- the cacna2d3 gene encoding voltage-dependent calcium channel subunit alpha-2/delta-3 isoform X3, whose product MELWAITAPRPGTNSSTETTSTPAKGGSRINSRFSPACPGAWEEGATTRVNPRRYGESIQTAFRKRLQAQNQGPPCPEKYKPPGKTVRVEEIDGVKLVKNLAVKMEEMFRKKAEATRRLVEAAEEAHHQHEDNPDLQYEYFNAVLINEVDNEGNNVELGGEFLLEPNDHFNNLSVNLSLSVVQVPTNMYNKDPDIVNGVYWSEALNKVFVDNFERDPTLIWQYFGSAKGFFRQYPGVKWHPDENGVIGFDCRNRKWYIQAATSPKDVVILVDVSGSMKGLRLTIARQTVSSILDTLGDDDFFNIIAYNQEIHYVEPCLNGTLVRADRTNKDHFREHLDKLFAKGIGLLGQALTEAFTILNDFNQTGHGSVCSQAIMLVTDGATEMYDDVFEKYNWPERKVRIFPYLIGRESAFADNLKWMACANKGYFSQISTLADVQENVMRYLHVMSRPKVIDHEHDTVWTEAYVDSALSQAHKLNDKAGPSLTTTVAMPVFSTKNETKNQGILLGVVGTDIPLQELMKLIPKHMLGIHGYAFAITNNGYILTHPDLRPLYQEGQKRRKPNYSSVDLSEVEWEDKDDILRNAMVNRRTGTFSMEVKKTVDRGRRVLKMHNDYYYTDIKGTPFSVGVALSRGHGKYFFRGNVSVETGLRDLEQPDVALADEWTYCNTEEQHEHRHLTQIQAIKLFMTGRRPNLKCDRELIKEVLFDAVVTAPLEAYWTGLALNKSENSDKGVEIAFLGTRTGLSRTNLFVAADQLSNQDFLTAEDKEGVFNADHFPLWYKRAAEQVPGTFVYSIPFSTALENKSVVLASTAIQLLDDRKSPIVAAVGLQMKLEFFQRKFWTACRQCTALDGKCSISCDSEDINCYLVDNNGFILVTEEQSQTGLFFGEVEGAVMNKLLQMGSFKRITLYDYQALCREYAGSSDSARALSDPFTVVKWLLTELIIFLLELNVYSWWNMDLTVKAQRSRGKTMMVPCDTEYPAFVSERTIKETTGNIDCDGCVRSFVIQQIPSSNLFMVVVDNKCDCSSAPPVTMDPIEIMYIESLKCDRLKFQKDRKKPESCHPFHPEENAMECGSASRLRSPLAIVLLPLIAAGVSR is encoded by the exons AAATACAAACCACCAGGAAAAACGGTCAGAGTAGAAGAAATCGATGGTGTGAAACTGGTGAAAAACCTGGCTGTGAAGATGGAGGAAATGTTCCGCAAAAAAGCAGAAGCCACCAGG CGGCTGGTAGAGGCAGCGGAGGAGGCGCATCATCAGCACGAAGATAACCCAGACCTGCAG TATGAGTACTTCAACGCTGTGCTGATCAACGAAGTGGACAACGAGGGCAATAACGTGGAGCTGGGAGGCGAGTTCCTCCTGGAGCCCAACGACCACTTTAACAACCTGTCAGTCAACCTCAGCCTCAGCGTGGTGCAGGTGCCCACCAACATGTACAACAAAG ATCCAGACATCGTCAATGGGGTGTACTGGTCTGAAGCCCTGAACAAAGTATTTGTGGACAACTTTGAAAGAGATCCAACTCTTATCTGGCAGTACTTTGGCAGCGCTAAAGGTTTCTTCAGGCAGTACCCTG GAGTGAAGTGGCATCCGGATGAAAATGGGGTCATCGGTTTTGActgcaggaacaggaagtg GTACATCCAGGCAGCGACATCTCCCAAAGATGTTGTTATCTTAGTGGACGTCAGCGGGAGCATGAAAGGATTGAGATTGACCATCGCCAGACAAACAGTCTCCTCCATTTTAGACACACTTGGAGATGATGACTTCTTTAACATCATTGCA TACAATCAGGAGATTCATTATGTGGAGCCTTGTTTGAATGGCACTCTAGTGCGTGCAGACAGAACCAATAAAGAT CATTTCCGTGAGCATCTGGACAAGCTGTTTGCCAAAGGGATTGGGCTGCTGGGACAAGCCCTGACTGAAGCGTTCACAATCCTCAATGAT TTCAATCAGACTGGCCATGGGAGTGTGTGCAGCCAGGCCATAATGCTTGTGACAGACGGGGCAACGGAAATGTATGATGATGTTTTTGAGAAGTACAACTGGCCAGAAAGAAAG GTACGCATATTCCCTTACCTGATTGGACGGGAGTCTGCATTTGCTGATAACCTGAAATGGATGGCGTGCGCCAACAAAG gATATTTCAGTCAGATTTCCACATTGGCAGATGTTCAAGAAAACGTTATGAGGTATCTTCACGTCATGAGCCGCCCCAAGGTTATTGACCATGAGCACGACACTGTATGGACCGAGGCTTACGTGGACAGTGCA CTTTCCCAGGCACACAAG ttaaatGACAAAGCAGGTCCAAGTCTGACGACTACAGTTGCCATGCCGGTCTTCAGCACTAAGAATGAGACG AAGAATCAGGGTATTCTGTTGGGGGTGGTTGGAACAGACATTCCTCTGCAGGAGCTGATGAAGCTTATTCCCAAACATATG TTAGGAATCCACGGATATGCATTTGCCATCACAAACAACGGCTACATCCTGACACATCCAGACCTCAGACCTTTG TACCAGGAGGGTCAGAAGAGGAGGAAACCCAACTACAGCAGCGTGGACCTCTCTGAGGTGGAGTGGGAGGACAAAGACGACATT TTGCGCAACGCCATGGTGAACAGGAGGACGGGCACCTTCTCCATGGAGGTGAAGAAGACAGTGGATAGAGGG AGGCGCGTGTTGAAGATGCACAATGATTACTACTACACTGATATCAAAGGGACTCCATTCAG TGTTGGAGTAGCGCTCTCTAGAGGCCACGGCAAATACTTCTTTAGAGGAAACGTGTCCGTTGAAACAg GGCTCCGTGATCTGGAACAGCCAGATGTCGCCCTGGCAGATGAATG GACATACTGCAACACAGAGGAGCAGCATGAGCACCGTCACCTGACTCAGATACAAGCCATCAAGCTCTTCATGACGGGCCGCAGGCCGAACCTCAAGT GCGACCGAGAGCTAATCAAGGAAGTGTTATTCGATGCTGTGGTCACTGCTCCGCTTGAGGCCTACTGGACTGGCTTGGCTCTCAACAAGTCAGA GAACTCGGACAAAGGAGTCGAAATCGCTTTCCTGGGCACACGCACCGGCCTGTCGAGGACCAACCTGTTTGTCGCCGCCGATCAGCTGTCCAATCA AgatttcctgacagcagaggacaAGGAGGGCGTGTTTAATGCCGATCACTTTCCGCTGTGGTACAAGAGAGCGGCAGAGCAGGTCCCAGGCACATTTGTTTACTCCATCCCCTTCAGCACAG CTCTGGAGAACAAGAGTGTTGTGTTAGCCAGCACTGCAATTCAGCTCCTGGATGACAGGAAGTCGCCAATAGTTGCAG CTGTCGGGCTTCAGATGAAGCTTGAGTTCTTCCAGAGGAAGTTCTGGACGGCCTGCAGACAG TGTACGGCTCTGGATGGCAAATGCAGCATTAGTTGTGATAGTGAG GACATTAACTGCTACCTGGTTGACAACAATGGCTTCATTCttgtcacagaggagcaatCTCAG ACAGGGCTCTTCTTTGGAGAGGTGGAAGGTGCCGTCATGAACAAACTTCTCCAAATGGGCTCGTTCAAAAG GATCACACTGTACGACTACCAGGCCCTCTGCAGGGAGTATGCAGGGAGCAGCGACAGTGCCCGTGCTTTATCAGAT CCCTTCACTGTTGTCAAATGGCTCCTGACAGAACTTATCAT ATTTCTCCTGGAATTGAACGTGTACAGCTGGTGGAATATGGATCTTACTGTCAAAG CTCAGAGATCTCGTGGTAAGACCATGATGGTGCCATGTGACACCGAGTACCCCGCCTTTGTGTCGGAGCGCACCATTAAAGAAACCACGGGCAACATCGACTGCGATGGCTGCGTCCG ATCGTTCGTCATCCAGCAGATTCCCAGCAGCAACCTCTTCATGGTCGTCGTGGACAACAAGTGCGACTGCAGCAGTGCTCCGCCCGTCACCATGGACCCCATTGAAATTATGTATATC GAATCACTCAAGTGCGATCGGCTGAAGTTTCAGAAGGACAGAAAGAAACCTGAATCCTGTCATCCTTTCCACCCGGAG GAAAACGCCATGGAATGCGGCTCAGCCTCACGTCTCCGCAGTCCTCTCGCCATTGTTTTGCTCCCGCTGATCGCAGCGGGTGTCAGCAGgtga